The following are encoded in a window of Cycloclasticus pugetii PS-1 genomic DNA:
- a CDS encoding aspartate carbamoyltransferase catalytic subunit: MSSSKQPASTSFKAPDSSRLQLDEQGQLRHFLTTEGLSKETLIEIMDVAESFSSVGHQAVKKVPVLRGKTIVNLFFENSTRTRTTFDLAAKRLSADVINLNIATSATSKGESILDTIRNLEAMQADMFVVRHSDSGAAHFIARHVEPHVSVINAGDGSHAHPTQAMLDMFTIRRVKKEFKHLKVAIIGDILHSRVARSQIHALNTLEVKEVRVIAPKTLLPSDVNSLGVHVYGDLRTGLDDVDVVIMLRLQRERMGAALLPSEHEYFECFGLTEEKLAYAKPDVTVMHPGPINRGVEMEAAVADGANSVILQQVTNGIAIRMAVMTLTLGQNKVVKG; the protein is encoded by the coding sequence ATGAGCTCTAGCAAGCAACCTGCTAGTACGTCCTTCAAAGCACCCGATAGTTCCCGTTTACAACTTGATGAACAGGGACAACTCCGCCACTTTCTAACCACCGAGGGTCTTTCTAAAGAAACCCTGATAGAGATTATGGATGTCGCCGAGTCATTCTCGAGCGTAGGTCATCAGGCGGTAAAAAAAGTCCCCGTACTGCGTGGAAAAACGATTGTTAATTTGTTTTTTGAAAACAGCACGCGAACACGTACGACGTTTGATTTAGCTGCAAAACGTTTATCTGCGGATGTGATTAATTTAAATATAGCAACGTCTGCAACCTCTAAAGGCGAAAGCATTCTCGACACGATTCGTAATTTAGAAGCGATGCAGGCCGATATGTTTGTGGTGAGGCACTCCGATAGTGGCGCGGCACATTTTATCGCGCGACATGTAGAGCCACATGTCAGCGTTATTAATGCTGGCGATGGAAGCCACGCACATCCCACTCAGGCGATGCTCGACATGTTTACTATTCGTCGAGTAAAGAAGGAGTTTAAGCATTTGAAAGTTGCCATTATTGGCGATATCTTGCATTCACGAGTTGCTCGCTCGCAAATTCATGCGCTTAATACGCTAGAGGTTAAAGAGGTGCGAGTTATTGCTCCGAAGACGTTGTTACCGAGTGATGTTAATTCATTAGGTGTGCACGTGTATGGCGATTTACGTACAGGGCTTGATGATGTAGATGTGGTGATCATGCTGCGTTTGCAACGTGAACGAATGGGCGCTGCACTCTTACCCAGTGAGCACGAGTATTTTGAGTGTTTTGGCCTGACGGAAGAAAAGTTGGCGTATGCCAAGCCGGATGTCACCGTGATGCACCCAGGGCCGATTAATCGTGGCGTGGAAATGGAAGCTGCCGTTGCTGATGGTGCCAATTCGGTTATTTTGCAGCAAGTGACGAATGGCATTGCTATCCGCATGGCGGTGATGACACTTACGCTGGGTCAAAATAAGGTAGTTAAGGGATGA